GGCCATGGTTTTCGATGGCTTCATAGGCGTAACAGGAACAGCTGGGATAGAAACGACAGTGACTGGCCATCAGTGGACTGATGGCATAACGGTAGAACTGGATCGGAACGAGGGCCAGTTTACGCATTGTGACTGTCTACCCCT
This genomic stretch from Pseudomonas entomophila harbors:
- the yidD gene encoding membrane protein insertion efficiency factor YidD codes for the protein MRKLALVPIQFYRYAISPLMASHCRFYPSCSCYAYEAIENHGLLRGGWLAVRRLGRCHPWNDGGFDPVPPAPSSRTSSIAE